In Mycoplasmopsis fermentans PG18, one genomic interval encodes:
- a CDS encoding uracil-DNA glycosylase yields MKNSFQTFLKQEESKNYYQELIKKVTQEEQKHNVFPPKELRFDALNYFEAEETKLIIIGQDPYYLKNQADGLAFSTQGNICPKSLNNIFKELKKDYSETNIETYSLKSWAKQGVLLINTCLSVNENQPLSHKNFGWEIFVINLIKYILKKNKNVIFGIWGNDAKRILQIVQNDYKIDENKIIFTSHPSPLAYSKTTNSFKDSKFFIRVNSLLKNPINWDLRKD; encoded by the coding sequence ATGAAGAATAGCTTCCAAACATTTTTAAAACAAGAAGAATCTAAAAACTATTATCAAGAATTAATAAAAAAAGTTACTCAAGAAGAACAAAAACACAATGTTTTTCCACCTAAAGAATTACGTTTTGATGCTTTAAATTATTTTGAAGCAGAAGAGACTAAATTAATAATAATTGGACAAGATCCTTATTATTTAAAAAACCAAGCAGATGGTTTAGCTTTTAGTACTCAAGGCAATATTTGTCCTAAAAGTTTAAACAATATTTTTAAAGAATTAAAGAAAGATTATTCTGAAACAAACATTGAAACTTATAGCTTAAAAAGTTGAGCAAAACAAGGAGTTTTATTAATTAATACTTGTTTAAGTGTTAATGAAAATCAACCATTAAGCCATAAGAATTTTGGCTGAGAAATATTTGTTATTAATTTAATTAAATACATTTTGAAAAAAAATAAAAATGTCATATTTGGCATCTGAGGAAATGATGCAAAAAGAATATTGCAAATTGTTCAAAATGACTATAAAATAGATGAAAACAAAATTATTTTTACTTCTCACCCTTCCCCTCTTGCATATTCAAAAACAACTAATAGTTTTAAAGATTCAAAGTTTTTTATAAGAGTAAATTCATTATTAAAAAATCCAATTAATTGAGATTTAAGAAAGGATTAA
- a CDS encoding phenylalanine--tRNA ligase subunit beta, whose protein sequence is MIISLRELNKFMPKIKLDETIEKVINNLGYEVESMTKFSDVKGIKFARIIDVKPNPKSNGLTIVEVETDKGKLTIQTKAQNAQKNKIAVIFVKGSQKGDFVFQDKEMAGVVSQGMFSGYSELGYDPNKLPFDKDDIILLNPNRYTSLKTDPMEYFGLNDYIIDITTPANRGDSNSYYVLAQEIAAYYQTPFKWFDYKKNYKTGIHKQIQKVDNGEANALSFLECRFKHKDTKIEDMLFLAKHNVEAKNVWAIDVTNLNLIYTGAPTHVYDRSEIGEELTCKKYSGKVTILGNKEIEVKNALAIYSKDKVVSLASVMGLEETAANRKSKYVVFEIGNFNPSDVRHTAKEIKIDSASSLQGGKVLSTELVRNGMEYLKYKAFEDKQPSSVLINLPSKTKNKIFLQQKKLLGKYSGLQIKDLDKEFEKVEDQLQRIGFKIFYNRLSAPTYRTDLNCYEDIIEEYFRFYGYDKFKTEAPALAPFKINKRNNDKSLLQSMGYQEVRTFTLTNIDALKFNPFEFKEDLKLQTFVSKEREAIRNSIVPSLLEVAEYNLKRKMNRLNLFECGMINNGKYVYGLLSNTKTFEQVKQDVVNFLNDNNLVFKPFKDNQFIHPNVSAKIYQNNSFIGWLGKVNPSYNSVDAWVCEVHKEVNKGYKLFENYDSTPFKSIDLTFELKPHQSIDDKIIEIKKVAFIFEIYQIDEFAKPESRNVTLRIIGSNEEIQKINNEFNN, encoded by the coding sequence ATGATTATTTCATTAAGAGAATTAAATAAATTTATGCCTAAAATTAAGTTAGATGAAACTATTGAAAAGGTCATTAATAATTTAGGTTATGAAGTTGAAAGCATGACTAAATTTAGTGATGTTAAAGGAATTAAGTTTGCTAGAATAATTGATGTTAAACCTAATCCAAAATCAAATGGTTTAACAATTGTTGAAGTTGAAACTGATAAAGGAAAATTAACAATTCAAACCAAAGCACAAAATGCGCAGAAGAACAAAATAGCTGTTATTTTTGTTAAAGGAAGTCAAAAAGGCGACTTTGTATTTCAAGATAAAGAAATGGCAGGCGTTGTTTCTCAAGGTATGTTTTCAGGTTATAGTGAGTTAGGTTATGATCCAAATAAATTGCCTTTTGATAAAGATGATATTATTTTGTTAAATCCTAATAGATATACAAGTTTAAAAACTGATCCTATGGAATATTTTGGCTTAAATGACTATATTATTGATATTACCACTCCAGCAAATAGAGGCGATTCAAATAGTTATTATGTTTTAGCTCAAGAAATAGCAGCCTACTATCAAACTCCTTTTAAATGATTTGATTACAAGAAAAACTACAAAACTGGAATTCACAAACAAATTCAAAAAGTTGATAATGGTGAAGCGAATGCTTTAAGTTTTCTAGAATGCAGATTCAAACACAAAGACACTAAAATCGAAGATATGTTATTTTTAGCAAAACATAATGTAGAAGCTAAAAATGTTTGAGCAATAGATGTTACAAATTTAAACTTAATTTATACTGGTGCTCCAACTCATGTTTATGATCGCAGCGAAATAGGCGAAGAATTAACTTGCAAAAAATATAGTGGCAAAGTTACTATTTTAGGTAATAAAGAAATTGAAGTAAAAAATGCTTTAGCTATTTATTCAAAAGATAAAGTAGTTTCATTAGCTTCAGTTATGGGCTTAGAAGAAACTGCAGCAAATCGTAAAAGTAAATATGTTGTTTTTGAAATTGGTAATTTTAATCCTTCTGATGTTAGACATACAGCTAAAGAAATTAAAATTGATTCAGCTTCATCATTGCAAGGCGGTAAGGTTTTAAGTACAGAATTAGTAAGAAATGGTATGGAATATTTAAAATATAAAGCTTTTGAAGATAAGCAACCTTCTTCAGTTTTAATTAATTTGCCATCAAAGACTAAGAATAAAATTTTCTTACAACAAAAGAAATTATTAGGAAAATACTCAGGATTGCAAATCAAGGATTTGGACAAAGAATTTGAAAAAGTTGAGGATCAATTGCAAAGAATTGGATTCAAAATATTTTATAATCGTCTTTCAGCTCCAACTTATAGAACTGATTTAAATTGTTATGAAGACATAATTGAAGAATACTTTAGATTCTATGGTTATGACAAATTTAAAACTGAAGCTCCTGCATTAGCTCCATTTAAAATTAACAAAAGGAATAATGATAAAAGCTTATTACAATCAATGGGTTATCAAGAAGTAAGAACATTTACTTTAACAAATATTGATGCTCTTAAATTTAATCCTTTTGAATTTAAAGAAGATTTAAAACTTCAAACTTTTGTTTCAAAAGAAAGAGAAGCAATTAGAAATTCAATTGTTCCTTCACTTTTAGAAGTTGCAGAATACAACCTAAAAAGAAAAATGAATCGTTTAAATTTATTTGAATGTGGAATGATTAATAATGGAAAATATGTTTACGGTTTACTATCAAATACAAAAACTTTTGAACAAGTAAAACAAGATGTAGTTAACTTTTTAAATGATAATAATTTAGTATTTAAACCTTTTAAAGATAATCAATTTATACATCCAAATGTATCAGCAAAAATTTACCAAAACAACAGTTTTATAGGTTGATTAGGAAAAGTAAACCCTTCATATAATAGTGTAGATGCTTGAGTTTGTGAAGTACATAAAGAAGTAAATAAAGGCTATAAATTATTTGAAAATTATGATTCAACACCATTTAAATCAATTGACTTAACTTTCGAATTAAAACCACATCAATCAATTGATGATAAAATTATTGAAATCAAAAAAGTAGCTTTTATTTTTGAAATTTATCAAATTGATGAATTTGCAAAACCAGAATCAAGAAATGTTACTTTAAGAATTATTGGAAGCAATGAAGAAATTCAAAAAATCAATAATGAATTCAATAATTAG
- the glyA gene encoding serine hydroxymethyltransferase: MYNKIKLLDKKIEEAINNETDRQNNHIELIASENYVSEDVLKATGSILTNKYGEGYPYRRYYGGCENVDVVENLAIERAKKLFNVKFANVQPYSGSVANAAALASLAKTGEKIMGLSLASGGHLTHGYKISFSGILYNSVSYEVDKNGFLDYEAIKKIAIKEKPKVIIAGYSAYSRIIDWAKFREIADACGAYLMADIAHISGLIIAGVHPSPVGYADVITTTTHKTLRGARGAIIMTNNEELAKKIDRWVFPGYQGGPLFHTIAGKAVAFGEALLPSFKEYGKKIVENSKEFAQAFLDKNVAIVSGGTDNHLFTINVYQSYKISGKDAESLLNKFNITVNKNTVPFDTLSPMIASGIRLGTAAMTSRKFTKWRELADIIDTILKNHETILKPESEKLFNSLKKKVRDFTKKFPIITVYR, from the coding sequence ATGTATAACAAAATTAAATTATTGGACAAAAAAATTGAAGAAGCAATTAACAATGAAACTGATCGCCAAAATAATCATATTGAATTAATTGCATCAGAAAACTATGTTTCAGAAGATGTTTTAAAAGCAACAGGAAGCATTCTAACAAATAAATATGGTGAAGGTTATCCTTACCGTAGATATTATGGTGGCTGCGAAAATGTTGATGTTGTTGAAAATTTAGCAATCGAAAGAGCCAAAAAATTATTTAATGTTAAATTTGCTAATGTTCAACCTTATTCAGGCAGTGTTGCTAATGCAGCAGCCTTAGCTTCTTTAGCAAAAACAGGCGAAAAAATTATGGGGCTTTCACTTGCATCGGGTGGTCACTTAACTCATGGTTACAAGATTTCATTTAGTGGAATTTTATATAATAGCGTTTCATATGAAGTAGATAAAAATGGATTCTTAGATTATGAAGCAATTAAAAAAATAGCTATTAAAGAAAAACCAAAAGTAATTATTGCTGGTTACTCAGCTTATTCAAGAATTATTGATTGAGCAAAATTTAGAGAAATTGCAGATGCATGCGGTGCTTACTTGATGGCTGATATTGCGCATATTTCAGGTTTAATTATTGCAGGTGTACATCCTAGTCCAGTAGGCTATGCTGATGTTATTACCACTACAACTCATAAAACTTTAAGAGGTGCTAGAGGTGCAATTATAATGACTAACAATGAAGAGTTAGCTAAGAAAATTGATCGCTGAGTATTTCCTGGATATCAAGGTGGGCCTCTATTCCATACAATAGCAGGTAAAGCTGTGGCTTTTGGAGAAGCGTTATTGCCTTCATTTAAAGAATATGGTAAAAAAATAGTAGAAAATTCTAAAGAATTTGCACAAGCATTTTTAGATAAAAACGTTGCTATTGTTTCTGGTGGAACTGATAACCATTTATTTACAATCAATGTATATCAAAGCTATAAAATTTCAGGTAAAGATGCTGAAAGTTTGTTAAATAAATTTAACATAACAGTTAACAAAAATACAGTGCCTTTTGACACTTTAAGTCCTATGATTGCGAGCGGTATTAGATTAGGCACAGCAGCTATGACTTCAAGAAAATTTACTAAATGAAGAGAGCTAGCTGATATTATTGATACTATCTTAAAGAATCATGAAACTATTCTAAAACCAGAAAGTGAAAAGTTATTTAATAGCCTTAAAAAGAAGGTTAGAGATTTCACTAAAAAATTCCCAATCATTACTGTTTATAGATAA
- a CDS encoding membrane protein, whose protein sequence is MSKITKQERAEKLFANTPIKKAIWIVAIPSLLSSLMFGLYTFIDQVFLQKFVPDNRNIWSEMIQFLPDTLNSLTSNELKQKYLDIINNSSYKDLNLGKIDANGVVSMTTAAIQPLIIFSNSIVFLVPVGASIYYTKCISKKLEKSGRDLWATMFWMTVALSFLATLMSFIFIWSGLVDAFAGKTNIRNLTLMTKEDNETLQAFYDASRHLSVHWAKQYVYIYASGTILQGLSMLLSYFIRAEGYNAYVMGWVIGANIVNVVLDWVFIVPCKMGVLGGVVATIIGWSINLTAYLAYVVINSKRNKTWLSLGHLFKFKFNKKLLLPTFALGFSGFIRSFGVAISFAVMNIFLTKTPFAEPLSFQYYWSKGMPIVSLFLVSIFGINDGARSLMSYNYTRRNFKRCKEVYLWTMLSAVIYSILAYSFVAATADNLWLIALNVQPDRAAGTTLFIRIVTLRVIALSLSISSLLVFQGTNDIGKSIMASIMENFITFAVIMPSMFGIAIGIFNKFGSKYIANWIMVAAFIANALVASIILLIWSYIYVSKVIPKIDQAKLTWSRKLEHKFFAEAAKLEEEYKKQLEQEDDSNKDQPVLQMQN, encoded by the coding sequence ATGTCAAAAATAACTAAACAGGAAAGAGCAGAAAAATTATTTGCAAATACTCCAATAAAGAAAGCTATTTGAATAGTTGCCATTCCCTCTTTATTAAGTAGTTTAATGTTTGGTTTATATACTTTTATTGATCAAGTTTTCTTACAAAAATTTGTTCCTGATAATAGAAATATTTGAAGCGAAATGATTCAATTTTTACCAGATACTTTAAACTCTTTAACTTCAAACGAATTGAAGCAGAAATACTTGGATATCATAAATAACTCCAGTTATAAAGATCTGAATTTAGGAAAAATTGATGCTAATGGGGTTGTTTCAATGACCACAGCTGCAATTCAACCTTTAATTATTTTTTCTAACTCAATAGTATTTTTAGTACCTGTTGGTGCAAGTATTTATTACACAAAATGTATTTCTAAAAAATTAGAAAAAAGTGGAAGAGACTTGTGAGCAACTATGTTTTGAATGACAGTAGCTTTATCATTCTTAGCAACCTTAATGTCATTTATCTTTATATGATCGGGTCTTGTTGATGCTTTTGCAGGTAAAACTAATATTAGAAATTTAACCTTAATGACTAAAGAAGACAATGAAACACTACAAGCATTTTATGATGCTTCAAGACATCTTAGTGTTCATTGAGCAAAACAATATGTTTATATTTATGCCTCAGGAACAATACTTCAAGGTCTTTCAATGCTTTTATCTTACTTTATTAGAGCAGAAGGCTATAACGCTTATGTTATGGGCTGAGTTATTGGAGCAAACATTGTAAATGTTGTTTTAGACTGAGTATTTATTGTGCCATGTAAAATGGGTGTATTAGGTGGTGTTGTTGCTACTATTATTGGTTGGTCAATTAACTTAACTGCCTACTTAGCTTATGTGGTAATTAATAGCAAGCGGAATAAAACCTGACTTTCGCTTGGACACTTATTCAAATTTAAATTTAATAAAAAATTATTGTTGCCTACTTTTGCCTTAGGTTTTAGTGGTTTCATAAGATCATTTGGTGTTGCTATTTCATTTGCTGTTATGAACATTTTCTTAACCAAAACTCCTTTTGCGGAACCACTTTCATTCCAATATTATTGGTCAAAAGGTATGCCGATTGTTTCATTATTCTTAGTTTCTATTTTTGGTATTAATGATGGAGCTAGAAGCTTAATGTCATATAACTATACGCGAAGAAACTTTAAAAGATGCAAAGAAGTTTATCTTTGAACTATGTTATCTGCAGTTATCTATTCAATTTTGGCTTACAGTTTTGTAGCTGCTACAGCTGATAACTTATGATTAATTGCGCTTAATGTTCAACCAGATAGAGCTGCTGGAACTACTTTATTTATTAGAATAGTTACACTAAGAGTTATTGCTTTGAGTTTATCAATTAGCTCACTTCTTGTTTTCCAAGGAACAAATGATATTGGTAAATCAATAATGGCTTCAATTATGGAAAACTTTATAACTTTTGCTGTAATTATGCCAAGTATGTTTGGTATTGCCATTGGTATTTTCAACAAATTTGGAAGCAAATATATTGCTAACTGAATAATGGTTGCAGCATTCATTGCTAATGCTTTAGTCGCTTCAATAATTTTATTAATTTGAAGCTACATTTATGTCTCTAAAGTTATACCTAAAATTGATCAAGCTAAACTTACTTGAAGTAGAAAACTTGAACACAAATTCTTTGCAGAAGCCGCAAAACTTGAAGAAGAATATAAAAAACAACTTGAACAAGAGGATGATAGTAATAAAGATCAGCCTGTTCTTCAAATGCAAAATTAA
- a CDS encoding DnaJ C-terminal domain-containing protein, with amino-acid sequence MPKKNYYDVLGVPKTASEREIKTAYRKLAMKYHPDKLKDGTSDQKMQELNEAYEVLSDPTKKSNYDRFGSPDGPRPGQGFGMNFGGEMRDFSKFTQNIFDTVFNFGGGASKQKSSKVEKARGDDIYTEIVVDFIEAVKGKEFKEKLNKFELCSRCKGTGADNPSDVRTCNVCQGKGQKETQTRSVLGYMKMVSTCDKCNGTGKLIGKTCRECNGSLYTKKLKNVTFKIPEGSDSGDKIKIDGYGEKGRNGGESGDLYIVIIVKEHKYFKRNGLDLFLELPVSFLDIVKENSVLVPTPYGFERIKMKNTYQFGKVLNLTGKGIRTKKGTGNLKVALQVVMPNFTSDQYNEMAKILEPYEDNVNAEFSELVKSEK; translated from the coding sequence ATGCCTAAAAAGAATTATTATGATGTGCTAGGTGTTCCAAAAACAGCTAGTGAAAGAGAAATTAAAACTGCTTACCGTAAATTAGCAATGAAATATCACCCTGATAAATTAAAAGATGGTACCAGTGATCAAAAGATGCAAGAGCTAAATGAAGCTTATGAAGTTTTAAGTGATCCAACCAAAAAATCTAATTATGATCGTTTTGGTTCACCAGATGGTCCACGACCTGGACAAGGTTTTGGAATGAACTTTGGTGGAGAAATGAGAGACTTTAGCAAGTTTACTCAAAATATTTTTGATACAGTATTCAATTTTGGAGGTGGAGCTTCAAAACAAAAATCTTCAAAAGTAGAAAAAGCAAGAGGCGATGATATTTACACTGAAATTGTAGTTGATTTCATTGAAGCTGTTAAAGGTAAAGAGTTTAAAGAAAAATTAAATAAATTTGAATTATGTAGTAGATGTAAAGGAACAGGAGCTGATAATCCAAGTGATGTTAGAACTTGTAATGTTTGTCAAGGAAAGGGACAAAAAGAAACACAAACACGTTCTGTACTAGGTTACATGAAAATGGTTTCAACATGTGATAAATGTAATGGAACAGGTAAATTAATTGGCAAAACTTGTCGTGAATGTAATGGATCTTTATATACGAAAAAATTAAAAAATGTTACTTTCAAAATTCCGGAAGGTTCAGACAGCGGCGACAAAATTAAAATCGATGGTTATGGCGAAAAAGGTCGTAATGGTGGTGAATCAGGTGACTTATACATTGTTATCATTGTTAAAGAACATAAATACTTCAAGAGAAATGGTCTAGATTTATTCTTAGAATTGCCAGTTTCTTTCTTAGATATTGTTAAAGAAAATTCAGTTTTAGTTCCAACACCATACGGATTTGAAAGAATTAAAATGAAAAATACTTACCAATTTGGTAAAGTTCTTAATTTAACAGGAAAAGGGATTAGAACTAAAAAAGGAACGGGAAATCTAAAAGTAGCTCTTCAAGTTGTTATGCCTAATTTCACAAGTGACCAATATAATGAAATGGCAAAAATTTTAGAACCATATGAAGATAATGTTAATGCAGAATTTTCAGAATTAGTTAAAAGCGAAAAATAA
- a CDS encoding holo-ACP synthase, which yields MIGVDLVKISRFEKAKIDFVKKFLHPNELEKYLLIKDNYLKSKFLAAIWAIKEAMFKVDNSLFEFKNIKLQKENESWQHKNFDISISHEDDYLVAVVLKKKE from the coding sequence ATGATAGGTGTTGATTTAGTTAAAATTTCCAGATTTGAAAAAGCAAAAATTGATTTTGTTAAAAAGTTTTTACATCCAAACGAACTGGAAAAATATTTGCTGATAAAAGACAATTATTTGAAAAGTAAATTTTTAGCAGCAATTTGAGCAATAAAAGAAGCAATGTTTAAAGTTGACAATTCTTTGTTCGAATTTAAAAACATTAAACTTCAAAAAGAAAACGAAAGTTGACAACATAAAAATTTTGATATTTCAATTTCACATGAAGATGACTATTTAGTAGCTGTGGTTTTGAAAAAGAAGGAGTAA
- a CDS encoding lysophospholipid acyltransferase family protein, producing the protein MNYHLKMFLTWWIWLWRIYRISVYARKYRHTPDYYTPQQRYDWLLKKVKKYLKLYNIKVTVEGYDNLPKAPCLLIPNHKSNADALILMEALSKKTASKEEMNKIATFLAKKELSKKAVVKSALNLIDSIYIDRNNFRDAFESLTKFGTFIKENRTYGVIFPEGTRVEEDGLGEFKSGAFKVAISHYLPIVPVVISDTRKALNKNRWKKQEFKVKFLNPIKPSTFMSMDPGALADRVKSLMERELENES; encoded by the coding sequence ATGAATTATCATTTAAAAATGTTTCTTACATGGTGAATATGATTATGAAGGATTTATCGGATTAGTGTTTATGCGCGTAAATATCGTCATACTCCTGATTACTATACACCACAACAAAGATACGATTGATTACTTAAAAAAGTTAAAAAATATTTAAAGCTATACAACATTAAAGTTACTGTTGAAGGTTATGACAATTTACCTAAAGCGCCTTGTTTATTGATTCCAAACCACAAATCAAATGCTGATGCTTTGATCTTAATGGAAGCTTTATCTAAGAAAACCGCATCAAAAGAAGAAATGAACAAAATAGCAACATTTTTAGCTAAAAAAGAATTATCTAAAAAAGCTGTTGTTAAAAGTGCACTTAATTTAATTGACTCAATTTACATTGATAGAAATAACTTTAGAGATGCTTTTGAAAGCTTAACTAAATTTGGAACTTTTATTAAAGAAAATAGAACTTATGGTGTTATCTTTCCTGAAGGTACAAGAGTTGAAGAAGATGGCTTAGGTGAATTTAAATCAGGTGCTTTCAAAGTTGCAATCAGTCATTATTTACCAATAGTACCTGTAGTTATTAGTGACACAAGAAAAGCACTTAACAAAAACAGATGAAAGAAACAAGAATTCAAAGTTAAGTTCTTGAATCCAATTAAACCAAGTACATTTATGTCAATGGACCCAGGAGCTTTAGCAGATAGAGTAAAAAGTCTTATGGAAAGGGAGCTAGAAAATGAAAGCTAG
- a CDS encoding segregation/condensation protein A produces the protein MKASLYATDDHKYDIKLENFDGPLDLLLALVQEKNVDIMDVDVSELATAYLKIIQNLQEHEIDIAGDYLVMAATLLALKTKMLLFTPEEKPEIEEDKREILRRLYEYQQFKEISQTLRQQEALRHEIFIKSPSDVEEFMVDDDSTALDGASNPLKLITTLRKMFERTYAMQLRRTKLETFNLTPKDQIPFILNLFDHCDTVTFEMIFKQPSLNHFVITLLAVLDLSRRQIIILKQNEQFGTITFEKGPEYEK, from the coding sequence ATGAAAGCTAGTTTATATGCAACAGATGATCATAAATATGACATTAAGTTAGAAAACTTTGATGGACCACTTGATCTTCTATTAGCACTAGTTCAAGAAAAAAATGTTGATATCATGGATGTTGACGTTAGTGAACTTGCTACAGCTTACTTGAAAATTATTCAAAATTTACAAGAGCATGAAATTGATATTGCTGGTGATTATTTAGTTATGGCTGCTACACTTTTAGCTCTTAAAACTAAAATGCTTCTCTTTACTCCAGAAGAAAAACCAGAAATTGAAGAAGACAAACGAGAAATCTTACGCCGTCTTTATGAATACCAACAATTCAAAGAAATTTCACAAACACTTAGACAACAAGAAGCTTTACGTCATGAAATCTTTATTAAGAGTCCAAGTGATGTTGAAGAATTTATGGTTGATGATGACTCAACTGCACTTGATGGAGCTTCAAATCCACTTAAGTTAATAACAACACTTAGAAAAATGTTTGAGCGTACTTACGCAATGCAGCTTAGAAGAACTAAGCTTGAAACATTTAACTTAACACCTAAGGATCAAATACCTTTTATCTTAAACTTATTTGACCACTGTGACACAGTCACATTCGAAATGATTTTTAAACAACCATCATTAAATCACTTCGTTATCACACTTTTAGCGGTTTTAGACTTATCTAGAAGACAAATTATTATATTAAAACAAAATGAACAATTTGGCACAATTACATTTGAAAAGGGGCCTGAATATGAAAAATAA
- the scpB gene encoding SMC-Scp complex subunit ScpB: MKNKILEALLYVQGDEGLTLIQVKEIFGLNTIAEARKVMNDFIKSYNDADGALKIVNFNEVYKLATRETYKEYITKMVQVVKKHRLSNAAIEVAGITAYKQPVTRSMINNIRGVQSDQVLNSLLTKGVIEEVGISPTPGNPILYGITNKFYDYFKIKSLAELPKLTEFNFVDGVENEAEDFNLFDSQRPENYDN, from the coding sequence ATGAAAAATAAAATATTAGAAGCTTTACTATATGTTCAAGGAGATGAAGGATTAACATTAATCCAAGTTAAAGAAATCTTTGGACTTAACACAATTGCAGAAGCTAGAAAAGTTATGAATGATTTTATTAAATCATACAATGATGCTGATGGTGCATTAAAAATAGTTAACTTCAATGAAGTTTATAAATTAGCTACTCGTGAAACATATAAAGAATACATTACCAAAATGGTGCAAGTAGTTAAAAAACACCGCTTATCAAATGCTGCTATTGAAGTTGCTGGAATTACAGCTTATAAACAACCAGTTACACGTTCAATGATTAACAACATTCGTGGTGTTCAAAGTGATCAAGTTTTAAACTCACTTTTAACAAAAGGTGTTATTGAAGAAGTCGGAATTAGCCCTACACCAGGTAACCCAATTCTTTATGGAATTACAAACAAGTTTTATGATTACTTTAAAATTAAATCATTAGCTGAATTACCAAAATTAACAGAATTTAACTTTGTTGATGGTGTTGAAAATGAAGCTGAAGACTTTAACTTATTTGATAGCCAAAGACCAGAAAACTATGATAATTAA
- a CDS encoding RluA family pseudouridine synthase: MLEFIATKNDDGRKLISYLKRILINTPTSHIYKILRNKDIKINGVRINDPQYIINEKDIIQIYGIEANDYQNKKFENSAKKDFKIIYEDDNILIVSKPINLAVHSENNCLDKQVLSYLKYNQKDSFKPSHVGRLDKVTSGLMIYAKNYATLVELNYKTGFFEKIYKLKSDFNEVKKLVEINIQHDEKLHKMVVTNNAKDPLAKTLFYTKNNEIFASILTGKKHQIRLSMSHLKTPIYGDIKYDGKKADRLYLHCYSITFKNLDNSLKYLNNKEFNDPINW; the protein is encoded by the coding sequence ATGCTTGAATTTATTGCAACCAAAAATGATGATGGCCGTAAATTAATTAGCTATTTAAAACGAATATTAATTAATACGCCAACATCACATATTTACAAAATTTTGCGTAATAAAGATATTAAAATTAATGGTGTTAGAATCAATGATCCTCAATACATAATTAATGAAAAAGATATCATACAAATTTATGGAATTGAGGCTAATGATTACCAAAATAAGAAGTTTGAAAATAGTGCAAAAAAAGATTTTAAAATCATTTATGAAGATGACAATATTTTGATTGTTTCTAAGCCAATAAACTTAGCTGTTCATTCAGAAAATAATTGTCTAGATAAACAAGTTTTAAGTTACTTAAAATATAATCAAAAAGATAGTTTTAAACCAAGTCATGTTGGACGTCTAGACAAAGTGACAAGTGGATTAATGATATATGCAAAAAATTATGCTACTCTTGTCGAATTAAACTATAAAACAGGTTTTTTTGAAAAAATATATAAATTAAAAAGTGATTTTAATGAAGTTAAAAAACTTGTAGAAATTAATATTCAGCATGATGAAAAATTACACAAAATGGTTGTTACAAATAATGCTAAAGATCCTTTAGCTAAAACACTTTTTTATACAAAAAATAATGAAATTTTTGCATCTATTTTAACTGGCAAAAAACATCAAATTAGATTAAGCATGTCTCATTTAAAAACACCTATTTATGGAGACATAAAATATGACGGTAAAAAAGCTGACAGATTATATTTGCATTGTTATTCAATAACATTTAAAAATTTAGATAATAGTTTAAAATATTTAAATAATAAAGAATTTAATGACCCTATTAATTGATAA
- a CDS encoding Asp-tRNA(Asn)/Glu-tRNA(Gln) amidotransferase subunit GatC, translating into MKKVTKEELKKIVASLMLEPTNEVLDQIMTEWKVLNKNLNMLKKLNTTNVKPLSHINEEALVDFLREDVEDTSYSINKQTALNNAMDKDQDYIITTKVVK; encoded by the coding sequence ATGAAGAAAGTTACAAAGGAAGAACTTAAAAAAATAGTTGCTTCATTAATGCTTGAACCAACTAATGAAGTTTTAGACCAAATTATGACTGAATGAAAAGTTTTGAACAAGAACTTAAATATGCTTAAAAAATTAAATACAACAAATGTTAAACCATTAAGTCACATCAATGAAGAAGCTTTAGTAGACTTCTTAAGAGAAGATGTTGAAGACACTTCTTATAGTATCAACAAACAAACTGCATTAAACAATGCTATGGACAAAGATCAAGATTACATTATTACAACAAAGGTGGTGAAATAA